The Faecalibaculum rodentium genome segment ACTGGAACAATGACAGCTGCGGATCTGCACGACTTTCAGTCCTGCCGCTCCGTCTCTTTCGACTGATTTTTCTTCCGGATTCTGATAACCCATTCCACATCTTCCTGCGAAGCTGTGAGTCTGCATCCCGGTTTATTCAATGTGCATTCGAGATTCTATGCGGTTATACCTGGCATAAGCAGAAGCACACCATCCATAGGTCAGACTCCTTTCTTCCGGTGCCCGTCATTGGATTGGATGGGGTGCATGTTTGCCTGTACTGACAGAGAACCGAGCAGAGCCGCGTAAACATGAAAGACCTGGGTGTTCAAGTATCCAGGTCTTTGTTCTTTCTGCGGTATGATCGTTTTTCCTCCTATACTCGGACTAAAGCGCAAGGATCTGGCCGTGTTCCAAAGCGGACTTGAGGTTAATGATCTTTACTCCTCTCCGTTTAAATCTGATCATGGCCCGGTCATGATCCAGCCGCTCGATCTTACCATGGCCGAATGTCCTGTGGCAGACAGGATTTCCCTCCCTGAACCGGCTCAGCAGCTTTTTCAGCTCTGTCGGTCTGGCTGTTTTCCTGGATACAGGTTCGGATTGCTGAATCGGCTCTGCATCCACCTCGTCAAACAGCCTGTTGAAAAACCTGCAGTCTTTGTTTGTGTTTTTCCCCAGCTGCGGTATGGCCATGCCATTGATCAGGCAATGCTTTTCGGCGCAGTTGCTGCAGGTATAACAGGAAGGGCGCACATCGCCATCTCCGTCATAGAGATTGATGATTGTCTGTCCGCAGCCGGTCCCGTAGCTGCCGCCTGCTGTCCTGTATTTGGCATAGTTCACCCGTCCATGTCTGCTCATGTTCTTCCCTCTTTTGAAACCACTTTCATAATCTAAGTATAAAGCAGTTTTCGCTTTACACAATGAAAGTCTGGATTTACAGTCAGCCGAGTACGGGCATTGTGTCAGAGTGAAAAACAGAATAAAAAAGCGCACCGTCTGGTGCGCTGCAGTTTCTGAATGGTGGATCCTTAGGGATTCGAACCCTAGACCCACTGATTAAGAGTCAGTTGCTCTGCCAGCTGAGCTAAGGATCCATGTCCAACTGCCTGACTATAATACCACGCCAGGCAGTGTATGTAAAGCCTATATCAGTCGTTGATCGAACGCACCACGGTACGGACGGGCTCGGTGTAGAGTTTATCTACATCGTCTTCAGAACAGATGATGTAGTCTCCCGGACGCCCGATCTTGCTGCCATCAGCAGCAGCCACAATTCGGTCTGCCATTTTGACAAACTGCTTCTTGATCTCGTTTTCCGTTTCTTCGGAGGTGTTGCAGGAACCGTCTGCGATGCCGTCGGGGCTGAGCACATACAGGTCGGCTTTCATATCTTTGATGCCTTCCAGAGCCCCTTCTCCATGCCAGGCATCCTGACTGGCGTCATACTTGCCGCCGGCGGTGAATACCGTCATGCCTTCCACGGGTGCCAGAAGCATCATGGTTTTGGCAGAGGTGGTGATCACGGTGCACGGGATCTTCTGCCTGGCGAGTTCTTTCGCAACGTAGTAGCCGGTGCTGCCCGCATCCAGGATCACGGTCATATTCGGCTTGATTTCGCTGCTAACGAGCTCTTTTGCGATCCTGGCCTTGGCATCCTTGTGCAGGTTCAGGCGGGCAGCAACGGAGGTGCTGCGGGCCTTTCCTTCACAGGACATGGCACCGCCTTTGACCCGCTGCAGGTATCCTTTTCCTTCGAGGTATGCCAGGTCATTCCGGATGGTCGCGATAGATGCTCCGAAATGGGCGCAGAACTCGTTGACGCTGACGACTTCCCTCTCCTGCAGAATCTGCCGGATTTCGGTTTGTCTTTCTCTGGCGCGTTTCGAATTATTCAACTTTAGGTCCTCCTGTTGTCATATG includes the following:
- a CDS encoding DeoR/GlpR family DNA-binding transcription regulator, encoding MNNSKRARERQTEIRQILQEREVVSVNEFCAHFGASIATIRNDLAYLEGKGYLQRVKGGAMSCEGKARSTSVAARLNLHKDAKARIAKELVSSEIKPNMTVILDAGSTGYYVAKELARQKIPCTVITTSAKTMMLLAPVEGMTVFTAGGKYDASQDAWHGEGALEGIKDMKADLYVLSPDGIADGSCNTSEETENEIKKQFVKMADRIVAAADGSKIGRPGDYIICSEDDVDKLYTEPVRTVVRSIND